CCACTCCCTTACAGTTTACTTCTGCAGCCCACCCATAAAGCACACTGTCCATCCGACTGCCCTTGATTTCATTACAGTAGTTTCCACCTGGGGAGGGTGACATCTAGCTGTGAGACTGCCATACTCTTATGTTTAAAGCCACACTGACCATGGTCATTTAGAAAGCATGCAGGAGCTTGATGTTAACgccaaaaggaacatggtagtgaGGAGCAtgcagcttgttttgttttgctttttcctggCTGCTGATTAGGCCCTTGCAGCTACTCTTCCAGCTAAGAAAAATTATCTTGGTATAGGAAGGTACAGGTTtaaatgttattgttattatgaccatagcaaagcgtgctgcttatataccgccccatagtgcttcaagcactctctgggcggtttacaagttaatcatgcaggctacacattgcccccccccccagcaagctgggtactcattttaccaacctcggaagaatagaaggctgagtcaaccttgagccagctacctgggattgaaccccaggtcgtgagcacagttttggctgcagtacagcagtttaaccagcTTTGCCCCTTTCTGTCCCCGGCTGGtggcatgggggtgggtggaaacAAATCAGCACTTTGCTcccaatcactttgatcccttccctttGCTCCAGCTCAGGATAGATAGACAGGGAAATCCAGATCCAAGCCTTGGCCAAGACCCACTGCCTTTGTAAAGGCAGTGCAGCTGATCCCATTCTCCCTCTGTCTTCGGTAGTCTTCGCTGCCCTccgctatttgaatttcccgccatcaGCCGGGGAAGGGAGACGAGGGAAGAGATCAAAGCTGCACTACCTTTGCAaattctcccttccttttcctcctttcctctccttggTTCTCTCCCTTCAACTTCAAGATCAAAGCTGGAGATTCAGAAGCCCATTAACCTTTGTTCCCTTGTCTCTTTTAATTTAGCCAGTGACAGAAGAAATCCACACAACCAAACAATATATTGTCAGAATTTTTTTGCTTACTTTTGTCCTTTCCTATTTTCATCTATAGAGTGGCTATACGCAGAGGAGTGTGGGACTCACCTACCAGTTGTTTCAAAAGGATAGACTGACAACAGTGTTTCTATATATAGGTATGCACATAGACCTACAATTGAGCTTAAAGCTTGATATGTGAACACAAGTTTATATAATTTGCTGTGCTTTTAACTGCTTTGTCTATTGATAATTTGTGAGGCATAGGTGGAGAACTGGTGGACTCCACATGTGACTACTGGTGGACCCAAAGGGTCTAGGTCCAGAGTTCAGGTCCCACGGTTGACTATACACTTGTCTCCAAGGGTTCCACAACAAGGGCATAATGCAGATTGTTTctgcttttgatttgtttttgaaaCCTCTACATCTCTGTGGTATTCTGTCTCTTTTGTCCACAGCCTCTGTATATAGAGGTTTTACTTAGCTGTCATGTACAGAAAATAGGTGATTAGAATTGTTGCTGTCATTCAACTGTGTTCTGTTTAGTTCCATGCAACCTTTTCCTTGGCTTTCTTCTTCTATCTATAGATAGACTTATTACAGTCAAAACTCAGCAAGCTAACTGTAGCCAAAATGAGCAAAAAACAATCATCACTGGAGAGCTTCTTTGCAAAGGGGGAAAGACCCAATGACGAGAAAGTAGAAGACCCTAAGACTGCCAACAAAAAGAAAgctgcatttaaaagaaaataccaaGAGTCCTATTTAAATTATGGCTTCATTGCAATGGGTGATTCACATTCTCCAAGCCCGCTTTGTATAATATGTGGTGAGCAGCTATCCAACGAAGCCATGAAACCATCAAAATTGCTTCGCCACATGGAGACCAAGCACCCTGCATTTAAAGACAAGCCTTTggagtttttcaaaagaaaaaaacgtGAACACGAAGAACAGAAGCAATTATTGAAGACCACCACTTCACCAAATGTGTCTGCGCTGAGAGCATCATTCTTAGTTGCTAACAACATTGCTAAAACTAAGAAGCCCTTTACTATTGGTGAAGAGTTGATCATGCCTTCTATTAAGGACGTTTGCCGTGAAGTTTTAGGGGAGGCTGCAGCTCAAAAAGTGTCATGTGTTCCTCTTTCAGCTAGCACCGTAAGTAGACGAATTGATGAAATGGCAGAGGATATTGAGGCACAGTTGTTAAAGAGAATTAAAGAGTCACCATGGTACGCACTCCAGGCAGACGAGTCCACTGATGTTGACAACAAGGCAACAATGCTTGTTTTTGTGCGATATATTTTTCAGGAGGATGTGCATGAGGATATGTTATGTGCACTTTTGTTACCAACCAATACCACAGCTGCAGAACTATTCAAGTCTTTGAATGATTACATGTCAGGAAAACTGAATTGGTCATTTTGTGTTGGTATATGCACAGACGGAGCGGCTGCCATGACTGGACGGATTTCAGGTTTCTCTACTCGGATCAAGGAGGTTGCTCCTGAATGTGAGTCTACACACTGTGTCATTCATAGAGAAATGCTGGCTAGCCGAAAAATGCCACCTGAACTTAACAAGGTTTTGCAGGATGTGATTAAAATGATCAACCACATTAAAGTGCATG
The Pogona vitticeps strain Pit_001003342236 chromosome 1, PviZW2.1, whole genome shotgun sequence genome window above contains:
- the LOC140707335 gene encoding SCAN domain-containing protein 3-like, encoding MSKKQSSLESFFAKGERPNDEKVEDPKTANKKKAAFKRKYQESYLNYGFIAMGDSHSPSPLCIICGEQLSNEAMKPSKLLRHMETKHPAFKDKPLEFFKRKKREHEEQKQLLKTTTSPNVSALRASFLVANNIAKTKKPFTIGEELIMPSIKDVCREVLGEAAAQKVSCVPLSASTVSRRIDEMAEDIEAQLLKRIKESPWYALQADESTDVDNKATMLVFVRYIFQEDVHEDMLCALLLPTNTTAAELFKSLNDYMSGKLNWSFCVGICTDGAAAMTGRISGFSTRIKEVAPECESTHCVIHREMLASRKMPPELNKVLQDVIKMINHIKVHALSSRLFEQLCEEMDAGHTHLLLYTEVRWLSKGRCLARVFELREVLQRFFTEKQSPMAAHFSDAEWVTKLAYLCDIFNLLNQLNLSLQGRMTTVFKSADKVAAFKAKLESWGQRVKVGIFDMFQTVAEILNGTEPAPSFSQLVHDHLSQLLKDFENYFPTAKDPRTGKEWIRDPFLNKPGESALSVLEEDQLLEIANDGGLKSMFETTANLHTFWIKVKTEYPGIATKALKSLLPFPTSYLCEAGFSAMTATKTKLRNRLDIKDTLRVALSPIPPRWDHLVAGKQAQGSH